In the genome of Altererythrobacter sp. TH136, one region contains:
- the mraY gene encoding phospho-N-acetylmuramoyl-pentapeptide-transferase, with the protein MLYLLAEWMGFEGLFNLVRYQTFRAGATLLTALLIGLVIGPKFIDILRVRQGKGQPIREDGPATHLEKRGTPTMGGLMILTSLMLASLIWMDLRNPFIWACIAVTLGFGVIGFLDDYDKVRKASHKGVSGKVRLLLEFIVAGVASWIVVSQINTFLYVPFMVGIGIPLGPFYFLFAALVMVGAGNAVNLTDGLDGLAIMPVIIASGTFAIIAYLVGRADYSAYLGIPHVAGAGELAIFCTAIMGAGLAFLWFNAPPAAVFMGDTGSLALGGALGAIAVATHHEVVLAVVGGLFVFEALSVIIQVFWFKRTGKRVFRMAPIHHHFEQLGWKESTVVIRFWIVSIVLALLGLATLKLR; encoded by the coding sequence ATGCTGTACTTGCTCGCCGAATGGATGGGTTTCGAGGGACTGTTTAACCTCGTCCGCTATCAAACCTTCCGCGCCGGCGCGACGCTGCTGACCGCGCTGCTGATCGGCCTCGTCATCGGGCCCAAGTTCATCGACATCCTGCGCGTGCGCCAGGGCAAGGGCCAGCCGATCCGCGAGGATGGGCCCGCCACGCACCTGGAAAAACGCGGCACCCCGACAATGGGCGGGCTGATGATCCTCACCAGCCTGATGCTCGCGTCGCTGATCTGGATGGACTTGCGCAACCCGTTCATCTGGGCGTGCATCGCGGTGACACTGGGCTTTGGCGTGATCGGTTTCCTCGACGATTACGACAAGGTGCGCAAAGCGAGCCACAAGGGCGTGTCGGGCAAGGTGCGCCTGCTGCTGGAATTCATCGTCGCGGGTGTCGCCTCATGGATCGTCGTCAGCCAGATCAACACGTTTCTCTATGTGCCGTTCATGGTCGGAATCGGCATTCCGCTGGGGCCGTTCTACTTCCTCTTTGCCGCGCTGGTGATGGTCGGCGCGGGCAATGCGGTGAACCTGACCGACGGGCTTGATGGGCTGGCGATCATGCCGGTGATCATCGCCAGCGGCACGTTCGCGATCATCGCCTATCTGGTGGGCCGGGCGGACTATTCAGCCTATCTTGGCATCCCGCACGTCGCGGGCGCGGGGGAGCTGGCCATATTCTGCACCGCGATCATGGGGGCGGGGCTCGCCTTCCTGTGGTTCAACGCGCCGCCGGCGGCGGTGTTCATGGGTGATACCGGCAGCCTGGCATTGGGCGGCGCGCTCGGCGCGATTGCCGTGGCAACGCACCACGAAGTCGTGCTGGCGGTGGTCGGCGGATTGTTCGTGTTCGAAGCTCTGTCGGTGATCATTCAGGTGTTCTGGTTCAAACGCACCGGCAAGCGGGTGTTCCGCATGGCGCCCATCCATCACCATTTCGAGCAGCTGGGCTGGAAGGAATCGACTGTCGTGATCCGGTTCTGGATCGTATCGATCGTGCTCGCCCTGCTTGGCCTGGCGACGTTGAAGTTGCGGTGA
- the murD gene encoding UDP-N-acetylmuramoyl-L-alanine--D-glutamate ligase, which produces MITSPAFAGKRYAVLGLARSGLATVEALVASGAHVTAWDRQDNARAKVDAANVLLADPLEIDLTGYDGVVVSPGVPLNTHPIAKRAAQFGVPVIGDIELFALARPSLPPHKVVGITGTNGKSTTTALVHHILQTAGVPTTMGGNIGLPILAQDPLPEGGVYVLELSSYQIDLTFSLDCDVAVLLNITPDHLDRYESFEAYAASKLRLVDMQTASHWWVHTDDPLLLQYDYDADELPRQNAGERSVHASTEYPNCLGSVVDGVAKSDSSRVGFQKNWPSLQGPHNAQNAAASIAVCRLMELKLNEISLGLRTFTGLPHRMERFATHNGVTFVNDSKATNPDSSAPALAAFPPENGTPRIHWIVGGLPKEDGLGATEQHLANVKAAYTIGEAGPRFAELLEGRVPVTRSEMLCEATRQAIAAADPGDVVLLSPACASFDQFKDYEQRGERFRQFVEALTEDPAADPCAVQGHGEKAA; this is translated from the coding sequence GTGATCACCAGTCCCGCCTTTGCCGGAAAGCGCTACGCCGTGCTGGGCCTGGCCCGCAGCGGGCTGGCGACGGTCGAGGCGCTGGTCGCCAGCGGTGCGCACGTGACCGCCTGGGACCGGCAGGACAACGCCCGGGCGAAAGTCGACGCGGCCAACGTGCTGCTGGCCGATCCGCTAGAGATCGACCTGACCGGCTACGACGGCGTGGTGGTGTCGCCCGGCGTGCCGCTCAACACCCACCCGATTGCAAAGCGCGCCGCGCAATTCGGCGTGCCGGTGATCGGCGACATCGAGCTGTTCGCGCTCGCCCGCCCAAGCCTGCCGCCGCACAAGGTGGTCGGCATCACCGGCACCAACGGCAAGAGCACCACCACCGCGCTGGTGCACCACATCCTGCAGACCGCCGGCGTACCGACCACGATGGGCGGCAACATCGGCCTGCCGATCCTGGCGCAGGACCCGTTGCCGGAAGGTGGGGTGTATGTGCTGGAGCTGTCGAGCTATCAGATCGACCTGACCTTCAGCCTCGACTGCGACGTGGCGGTGCTGCTCAATATCACGCCGGACCACCTTGATCGGTACGAGAGTTTCGAGGCGTACGCGGCATCGAAGCTTCGACTGGTCGATATGCAAACGGCGTCACATTGGTGGGTTCACACGGACGATCCTTTGCTCCTCCAATATGATTACGACGCCGACGAACTTCCAAGGCAGAACGCAGGTGAGCGCTCTGTCCACGCGTCGACGGAATATCCCAATTGTTTAGGCAGCGTCGTAGACGGTGTAGCGAAATCCGATTCCAGTCGAGTTGGCTTCCAGAAAAACTGGCCCAGCCTGCAAGGGCCGCACAACGCGCAAAACGCCGCTGCTTCCATCGCCGTCTGCCGCTTGATGGAGCTTAAGCTAAATGAGATTTCGCTCGGACTCCGCACCTTCACCGGCCTCCCCCACCGCATGGAGCGTTTCGCCACGCACAACGGCGTGACGTTCGTCAACGACAGTAAGGCCACCAACCCCGACAGCTCGGCTCCTGCGCTGGCAGCCTTCCCGCCGGAGAACGGCACGCCGCGCATCCACTGGATCGTCGGCGGGCTGCCCAAGGAGGATGGGCTCGGCGCGACCGAGCAGCACCTCGCCAATGTGAAGGCCGCCTACACTATCGGCGAGGCCGGACCGCGCTTTGCCGAGCTGCTGGAGGGCCGGGTGCCGGTCACGCGCTCGGAAATGCTGTGCGAGGCGACCCGTCAGGCCATCGCCGCGGCCGACCCGGGCGATGTCGTGCTGCTCTCCCCCGCCTGCGCCAGCTTTGACCAGTTCAAGGATTACGAGCAGCGCGGCGAGCGCTTCCGCCAGTTCGTCGAAGCCCTGACCGAGGACCCGGCCGCGGATCCCTGCGCCGTCCAGGGGCACGGGGAGAAGGCGGCATGA
- a CDS encoding putative peptidoglycan glycosyltransferase FtsW: MNERPYIPRGGAATPMQARYPASRRAEIKIWWREVDRVLLGLILLLMAIGTAAVAAASPASAHRLSTRNVDLPELYFYWTHLKWQALGLIFLFGASTLSRENARRLGIVLAAAMLFFLMLIPIVGSEVNGAKRWINLGIAGFQPSEFLKPGFAILLAWIVSWRLRDPQLPVLATVTGVMVLVAALMMMQPDFGGTILFAGVWFTIVLLAGIPLKRVGIMMGAGLAALTATYLLYDNARHRIDAFLGGGTAFDQVDLASRTLLAGGWTGAGLWLGVRKMNLPEAHTDYIFSVIGEEFGLIVCAIIVLLYLAIIVRVLTRLVDEEDLFTLLAAAGLTAQIGGQAFINILVNLQLFPSKGMTLPLVSYGGSSTIAVCLAVGLLLALTRRNPFLYRQTPGLKALITKELQA; the protein is encoded by the coding sequence ATGAACGAGCGGCCGTATATTCCCCGTGGCGGTGCCGCGACGCCGATGCAGGCGCGCTATCCCGCATCCCGCCGTGCCGAGATCAAGATCTGGTGGCGCGAAGTCGACCGCGTGCTGCTGGGCCTGATCCTGCTGCTGATGGCGATCGGCACCGCCGCGGTCGCCGCCGCCAGCCCGGCGAGCGCGCACCGGCTATCGACCCGCAATGTCGACCTGCCGGAACTGTATTTCTACTGGACCCACCTTAAGTGGCAGGCGCTCGGCCTCATCTTCCTGTTCGGCGCGTCCACCCTCAGCCGCGAGAACGCGCGCCGGCTGGGCATCGTGCTCGCCGCCGCGATGCTGTTTTTCCTCATGCTGATCCCGATCGTCGGCAGCGAGGTGAACGGGGCCAAGCGCTGGATCAACCTGGGCATCGCCGGGTTCCAGCCGTCCGAGTTCCTCAAGCCGGGTTTCGCTATCCTGCTCGCGTGGATTGTCAGCTGGCGCTTGCGCGATCCGCAGTTGCCGGTGCTGGCGACCGTCACCGGCGTGATGGTGCTGGTCGCGGCGCTGATGATGATGCAGCCCGATTTCGGCGGCACGATCCTGTTCGCGGGCGTATGGTTCACCATCGTGCTTTTGGCGGGCATCCCGCTGAAGCGGGTGGGGATCATGATGGGGGCGGGGCTTGCCGCGCTGACCGCGACGTATCTGCTGTACGACAACGCCCGCCATCGGATCGACGCGTTTCTGGGCGGAGGCACCGCGTTCGATCAGGTGGACCTTGCCAGCCGCACGCTGCTGGCCGGCGGCTGGACCGGCGCCGGGCTGTGGCTGGGCGTGCGCAAGATGAATCTGCCCGAGGCGCACACCGACTATATCTTCTCCGTCATCGGGGAAGAGTTCGGTCTGATCGTCTGCGCCATCATCGTCCTGCTGTACCTTGCCATCATCGTCCGCGTGCTGACCCGGCTGGTGGATGAGGAGGACCTGTTCACCCTGCTCGCCGCCGCGGGCCTCACCGCGCAGATCGGCGGCCAGGCCTTCATCAACATCCTCGTCAACCTGCAGCTGTTTCCGTCCAAGGGCATGACCCTGCCGCTGGTCAGCTATGGCGGGTCATCGACCATCGCGGTGTGCCTCGCCGTCGGGCTGCTGCTGGCGCTGACGCGGCGCAACCCGTTCCTGTATCGCCAGACGCCGGGGCTCAAGGCGCTGATCACCAAGGAATTGCAGGCGTGA
- the murG gene encoding undecaprenyldiphospho-muramoylpentapeptide beta-N-acetylglucosaminyltransferase, producing MTGATRHYVLAAGGTGGHLIPAFALAAELHQRGHHVALVTDARGAKLPGKPDFLPAHVIPAGRFGKNPLKWPQAISAIMEGRRMALRLFDSFQPSAVVGFGGYPVFPALLAASAAQVPSVIHEQNAVLGRVNRVFAGRVDAIATAYPEIARLSPTHFGKVHLVGNPVRAEVLDLRDAPFPAFTADGLLRVLVTGGSQGARVLSEVVPDGLAMLPPALRQRLQVTQQCRAEDLEAVRARYRSHDIPAELGTYFENMAERLADAHLFIGRAGASTIGELTAVGRPAILVPLPIATDDHQAANTREMVKAGGARMIRQDKFTAKELAKQIQALAQRPETLATAAHGAWNCGRPKAVQDLADLVESFGGDELMDVIRLSDEASAPATASAPREALA from the coding sequence GTGACCGGAGCGACGCGCCACTACGTCCTGGCGGCAGGCGGAACCGGGGGGCACCTGATCCCCGCCTTCGCGCTGGCGGCTGAGCTGCACCAGCGCGGGCATCACGTCGCGCTGGTGACGGACGCGCGCGGGGCGAAGCTGCCCGGCAAGCCCGACTTCCTGCCCGCGCACGTCATCCCTGCCGGCCGGTTCGGCAAGAACCCGCTCAAGTGGCCGCAGGCGATCTCCGCCATTATGGAAGGGCGGCGCATGGCGCTGCGGCTGTTCGACAGTTTCCAGCCGAGTGCGGTTGTCGGATTTGGCGGGTATCCCGTGTTCCCCGCGCTACTCGCGGCGTCGGCCGCGCAGGTGCCCAGCGTGATCCACGAACAGAACGCGGTGCTCGGCCGCGTGAACCGCGTCTTTGCCGGGCGGGTGGACGCGATCGCCACGGCGTATCCCGAAATCGCGCGGCTTTCGCCCACGCACTTCGGCAAGGTTCACCTCGTCGGCAATCCCGTCCGCGCCGAGGTGCTGGACTTGCGCGATGCGCCGTTCCCGGCATTCACCGCCGATGGCCTGCTGCGGGTGCTCGTCACCGGCGGCAGCCAGGGCGCGCGGGTGCTTAGCGAAGTGGTGCCCGATGGCCTCGCCATGCTGCCGCCCGCGCTGCGCCAGCGGCTGCAGGTCACCCAGCAATGCCGCGCGGAAGACCTCGAGGCGGTGCGCGCGCGGTATCGCAGCCACGATATTCCGGCGGAACTCGGCACCTATTTCGAGAACATGGCCGAGCGGCTCGCCGATGCGCACCTGTTCATCGGCCGCGCCGGGGCGAGCACCATCGGGGAACTCACCGCCGTCGGCCGCCCGGCGATCCTGGTGCCGCTGCCGATCGCGACCGACGACCACCAAGCGGCCAACACGCGCGAGATGGTCAAGGCCGGCGGCGCGCGGATGATCCGGCAGGACAAGTTCACCGCCAAGGAACTCGCCAAGCAGATCCAGGCGCTCGCCCAGCGGCCAGAGACGCTGGCGACCGCCGCGCACGGCGCATGGAACTGCGGCCGGCCCAAGGCGGTCCAGGATCTCGCCGATCTGGTCGAAAGCTTTGGCGGGGACGAGCTGATGGACGTCATCCGCCTGAGCGACGAAGCGTCGGCGCCAGCAACGGCTTCGGCCCCGCGGGAGGCGCTGGCATGA
- the murC gene encoding UDP-N-acetylmuramate--L-alanine ligase: protein MKGVPTDIGTIHFVGIGGIGMSGIAEVMNNLGYSVQGSDLSDSASVERLRARGIPVIIGHAGENVAGAAVVVISTAVKRTNPEVAAALERRIPVVRRAEMLAELMRLKNTVAVAGTHGKTTTTSMVAALLDAGGIDPTVINGGVIEQYGSNARLGDSDWMVVEADESDGSFLRLDGTIAVVTNIDPEHLDHYGDFDTVRRAFVEFIHNVPFYGAAVLCIDHPEVQALIGQVRDRRVVTYGFSPQADVGAENVRPDGGGNLFDVVIRRLGEEDRRIADVRLPMPGRHNVQNALAAIAVAIEMTCPDATIRTGFAQFGGVQRRFTKVGEVAGATIIDDYAHHPVEIRAVLSAARESAGATGGRVIAVVQPHRFTRLRDLMDDFQSAFNDADRVYVTPVYTAGEEPIAGVDAAALATGLQLRGHRAASTVADKEHLARELRGELAAGDVVVCLGAGDITKWAAGLADAVRLEQAA from the coding sequence ATGAAAGGCGTTCCGACCGACATCGGCACGATCCATTTCGTCGGCATCGGCGGGATCGGCATGTCCGGCATTGCCGAGGTGATGAACAACCTCGGCTACAGCGTGCAAGGTTCGGACTTGTCCGACAGCGCCAGTGTCGAGCGGTTGCGCGCGCGCGGTATTCCGGTGATCATCGGTCACGCGGGCGAGAACGTCGCCGGCGCGGCGGTGGTGGTCATTTCCACCGCGGTGAAGCGCACCAACCCCGAAGTCGCCGCCGCGCTCGAACGGCGCATCCCGGTGGTGCGCCGCGCGGAAATGCTGGCCGAGCTGATGCGGCTCAAGAACACCGTCGCGGTGGCGGGCACTCACGGCAAGACCACCACCACCAGCATGGTCGCGGCGCTGCTTGACGCGGGCGGGATCGACCCCACCGTGATCAACGGCGGGGTGATCGAGCAGTACGGCTCCAACGCCCGGCTGGGCGACAGCGACTGGATGGTGGTTGAGGCCGACGAGAGCGACGGCAGCTTCCTGCGATTGGACGGCACAATCGCGGTGGTCACCAACATCGACCCCGAACACCTCGACCACTACGGCGACTTCGACACCGTGCGCCGGGCGTTCGTGGAGTTCATCCACAACGTGCCGTTCTACGGCGCGGCGGTGCTGTGCATCGACCATCCCGAGGTGCAGGCACTGATCGGTCAGGTTCGCGACCGGCGGGTGGTCACGTACGGCTTCTCGCCCCAGGCTGACGTCGGCGCGGAGAACGTGCGGCCCGATGGCGGCGGCAATCTGTTCGACGTGGTCATTCGGCGGTTGGGCGAGGAAGACCGGCGGATCGCCGATGTGCGGTTGCCGATGCCGGGCCGGCACAACGTGCAGAACGCGCTCGCCGCGATCGCAGTGGCCATCGAGATGACGTGCCCCGATGCGACCATCCGCACCGGCTTTGCGCAGTTCGGCGGGGTGCAGCGGCGTTTCACCAAGGTGGGCGAGGTGGCCGGGGCCACCATCATCGACGATTACGCCCATCACCCGGTGGAAATCCGCGCGGTGCTGTCGGCCGCGCGCGAAAGCGCCGGGGCGACCGGCGGGCGGGTGATCGCGGTGGTCCAGCCGCACCGGTTCACCCGGCTGCGCGACCTGATGGATGACTTCCAGAGCGCTTTCAACGACGCCGACCGGGTTTACGTGACCCCTGTCTACACCGCGGGGGAGGAACCGATCGCCGGCGTCGATGCGGCGGCGCTGGCGACGGGGCTGCAACTGCGCGGGCATCGGGCTGCCTCGACCGTGGCGGACAAGGAACACCTCGCGCGCGAACTGCGCGGCGAACTGGCGGCGGGTGATGTGGTGGTCTGCCTGGGCGCGGGCGACATCACCAAGTGGGCCGCGGGCCTTGCCGATGCGGTGCGGCTGGAGCAGGCCGCGTGA
- the murB gene encoding UDP-N-acetylmuramate dehydrogenase — protein sequence MRPLAVGQVRGKLTPNVPLAPYVWFKTGGKADWLFEPADLEDLQEFLSRLDGEMPVMALGLGSNLIVRDGGVPGVVIRLGKAFATVEARRDKVLECGGGASGILVSSKARDAGVAGVEFLRGIPGTVGGFVRMNGGAYGREVSDVLIDCDVILPTGEFVTLPARDLDYSYRHSNLPEGAVVVAARFQGREGVPAEIGEEMDKIAAAREASQPLRTKTGGSTFKNPPDGKAWALVDEAGCRGLTVGGAQVSEKHTNFLINTGDATSADIEGLGEEVRRRVYAKSGVTLEWEIQRVGRP from the coding sequence GTGCGGCCGCTCGCGGTCGGGCAGGTGCGCGGCAAGCTGACCCCGAACGTCCCGCTGGCGCCCTATGTCTGGTTCAAGACCGGCGGCAAGGCGGACTGGTTGTTCGAACCGGCCGACCTGGAGGACCTGCAGGAATTCCTCTCCCGCCTCGATGGCGAAATGCCGGTGATGGCGCTGGGGCTGGGCTCCAACCTGATCGTGCGCGACGGCGGCGTGCCGGGGGTGGTCATCCGCCTCGGCAAGGCGTTCGCCACGGTGGAAGCGCGGCGCGACAAGGTGCTGGAATGCGGCGGCGGCGCGAGCGGCATCCTGGTTTCGTCCAAAGCACGCGACGCCGGTGTTGCAGGGGTCGAGTTCCTTCGGGGCATCCCTGGCACTGTCGGCGGGTTCGTGCGGATGAATGGCGGCGCTTACGGGCGCGAAGTGAGCGACGTGCTGATCGACTGCGACGTGATCCTGCCCACGGGCGAGTTCGTCACGCTACCCGCGCGCGATCTCGACTATTCCTATCGTCATTCCAACCTGCCCGAAGGCGCGGTGGTGGTCGCCGCGCGCTTCCAGGGACGGGAGGGCGTTCCCGCCGAGATCGGCGAGGAGATGGACAAGATCGCCGCCGCGCGCGAGGCGAGCCAGCCGCTGCGCACCAAGACCGGCGGTTCGACCTTCAAGAACCCGCCCGACGGCAAGGCCTGGGCTCTGGTCGACGAAGCCGGTTGCCGCGGACTGACGGTCGGCGGCGCGCAGGTGAGCGAGAAACACACCAATTTTCTGATCAACACCGGCGACGCGACGAGCGCCGATATCGAGGGTCTGGGCGAAGAAGTGCGACGGCGGGTGTATGCAAAGAGCGGGGTGACGCTCGAATGGGAAATCCAGCGGGTTGGCCGACCGTGA
- a CDS encoding D-alanine--D-alanine ligase has translation MGNPAGWPTVSYHVAVLMGGWANERSVSLMSGEGVAKALEARGHRVTRIDMDRTVAARIAEAAPDVVFNALHGVPGEDGTVQGMLDLMGVPYTHSGLATSVIAIDKELTKNALVPHGVPMPGGRIVDSAGLHDKDPLARPYVLKPVNEGSSVGVAIVTETSNYGNPIRRDAAGPWQEFAQLLAEPYIRGRELTVAVLDEADGPRALAVTELVPKSGFYDFDAKYTEGMTEHVCPAQLPPRIEELCKGYAVQAHTLLGCRGCSRTDFRWDDEQGEAGLFVLETNTQPGMTPLSLVPEQAKYCGMSYEDLVEALIAEALSRGAKYG, from the coding sequence ATGGGAAATCCAGCGGGTTGGCCGACCGTGAGCTATCACGTCGCAGTCCTGATGGGCGGCTGGGCCAACGAGCGTTCGGTCAGCCTGATGAGCGGGGAAGGGGTCGCGAAGGCGCTCGAGGCGCGGGGGCACCGCGTCACCCGGATCGACATGGATCGCACCGTCGCCGCGCGCATCGCCGAAGCTGCGCCCGATGTCGTGTTCAACGCGCTCCACGGCGTGCCGGGGGAAGACGGCACGGTGCAGGGCATGCTCGACCTGATGGGCGTGCCTTACACACACTCCGGCCTCGCCACGTCGGTGATCGCGATCGACAAGGAGCTGACCAAGAACGCGCTCGTTCCTCATGGCGTGCCGATGCCGGGCGGGCGGATCGTCGACAGCGCGGGCTTGCACGACAAGGACCCTCTGGCGCGGCCATACGTGCTGAAGCCGGTCAACGAAGGCAGCTCGGTCGGGGTGGCGATCGTCACCGAGACGAGCAACTACGGCAACCCCATCCGCCGCGATGCCGCCGGGCCATGGCAGGAGTTCGCGCAGCTGCTGGCAGAACCGTACATTCGCGGGCGCGAGTTGACGGTGGCGGTGCTCGATGAGGCAGACGGTCCGCGCGCGCTGGCGGTGACCGAGCTGGTGCCCAAGTCCGGCTTCTATGATTTCGACGCGAAGTACACCGAGGGCATGACCGAGCACGTCTGTCCCGCGCAATTGCCGCCGCGGATCGAGGAGTTGTGCAAGGGTTACGCCGTGCAGGCGCACACGCTGCTCGGCTGTCGCGGCTGCAGCCGTACCGACTTTCGCTGGGATGACGAGCAGGGCGAGGCCGGCCTGTTCGTGCTCGAAACCAACACGCAGCCGGGGATGACTCCGCTGTCGCTGGTGCCCGAGCAGGCGAAGTACTGCGGGATGAGTTACGAGGACCTGGTCGAGGCGCTGATTGCAGAAGCACTTAGCCGGGGGGCGAAGTATGGCTGA
- a CDS encoding cell division protein FtsQ/DivIB has translation MAETINRKAKGVRRSAAARSRADTARKAKAKTTGAVGGAMALLPFTEEQLHKVFLAMILGAAAALAWFVASLAGVPALAQAQVAALAADAGFEVRRVEVTGVDRMNELKVYERVLAERDRPMPSVELDAIRADLLALSWVADARVSRQLPDTLVVDVVERTPRAVLRKPDKLVLIDGTGHELEPITPANAKSMLVVTGPGAARQVAALDDLLEAAPALKPQVAEAEWVGNRRWNLTFKTGQVLALPRGDQEPAGALVQFARLDGVNRLLGGKVAAFDMRAPDRIYMRIPGRSGAKALEAAKGAE, from the coding sequence ATGGCTGAGACGATCAACCGCAAGGCTAAGGGTGTGCGCCGGTCGGCGGCCGCGCGCAGCCGCGCCGACACCGCGCGCAAGGCGAAGGCGAAGACCACCGGCGCGGTCGGCGGGGCGATGGCGCTGCTGCCGTTCACAGAAGAACAACTGCACAAAGTGTTCCTGGCGATGATCCTGGGCGCCGCGGCGGCGCTGGCTTGGTTTGTCGCCAGCTTAGCGGGCGTGCCCGCGCTGGCGCAGGCGCAAGTCGCTGCGCTGGCCGCCGATGCAGGGTTCGAGGTGCGCCGGGTCGAGGTGACCGGCGTCGACCGGATGAACGAGCTTAAAGTCTACGAGCGTGTGCTTGCCGAGCGCGACCGGCCTATGCCTTCCGTCGAGCTGGACGCGATCCGCGCCGATCTGCTGGCGCTGTCGTGGGTGGCGGACGCGCGGGTCAGCCGCCAGTTGCCCGATACGCTGGTGGTAGACGTGGTCGAGCGCACGCCGCGCGCGGTGCTGAGGAAGCCGGACAAGCTGGTCCTGATCGACGGCACCGGACACGAACTGGAGCCGATCACCCCCGCCAACGCCAAGAGCATGCTGGTCGTCACCGGCCCCGGCGCGGCGCGCCAGGTGGCGGCGCTTGACGATCTGCTGGAAGCGGCGCCCGCGCTCAAGCCTCAGGTGGCCGAGGCGGAATGGGTGGGTAACCGGCGCTGGAACCTGACCTTCAAGACCGGCCAGGTGCTCGCGCTGCCCCGCGGGGACCAGGAACCGGCGGGCGCGCTGGTGCAATTTGCCCGGCTCGATGGGGTCAACCGCTTGCTGGGGGGCAAGGTCGCCGCGTTCGACATGCGCGCCCCCGACCGCATCTACATGCGCATCCCGGGCCGCTCGGGAGCCAAGGCGCTCGAAGCCGCGAAGGGAGCCGAATGA
- the ftsA gene encoding cell division protein FtsA yields MGLPRIAKVFGAVNVGSFRISAMIMGLSETGEMIVLGSGNRQSQGIKRGYVTDMAAATYAIRDAVERAEKNAGTSISSVWVGCAGAGLASRVAKVEIDIGGRRIEEDDIEHLLVAARDSIQPDGRMVLHAQPAHYTLDGAHGVANPRGLHSERLGVDVHVMLADGAPIRNLIEAVQNAHLDVEAVVAAPIAAGHACLSPEERELGTALVEIGGEVTNVALYAGGMLLGLTAIPFGSSDITDAIASAFGIRRFQAQRLKSRYGSAIASPSDYKDMVPVNGPGDEAGGPAARGADDKNRVARAELISIITEQLARLSDEVGRALKSMGFTGAKGGQVVVTGGGAELAGIAEYLQSALGRPVRIGKPPALRGLGEANASPSFVTLAGLCLYAADDPVDIRAVGRQHTPTVRYSGLGVATRVWRAMREYF; encoded by the coding sequence ATGGGTCTACCCCGCATCGCCAAGGTATTCGGCGCGGTCAACGTCGGTAGTTTTCGCATCTCGGCCATGATCATGGGCTTGTCCGAGACGGGTGAGATGATCGTCCTGGGATCGGGCAACCGGCAAAGCCAGGGGATCAAGCGCGGTTATGTCACCGACATGGCCGCGGCGACCTACGCCATCCGCGATGCGGTGGAGCGGGCGGAGAAGAACGCTGGCACCAGCATCTCCAGCGTGTGGGTCGGGTGCGCGGGCGCCGGACTGGCGAGCCGGGTGGCCAAAGTCGAGATCGACATCGGCGGCCGGCGGATCGAGGAAGACGATATCGAGCACCTGCTGGTCGCCGCGCGCGATAGCATCCAGCCCGACGGGCGGATGGTGCTGCACGCGCAGCCGGCGCACTATACGCTCGACGGCGCGCACGGAGTCGCCAATCCGCGCGGTCTCCATTCCGAACGGCTGGGCGTCGATGTCCACGTGATGCTGGCCGACGGCGCGCCGATCCGCAACTTGATCGAGGCGGTGCAGAACGCGCACCTCGACGTCGAGGCCGTGGTCGCCGCGCCGATCGCCGCGGGCCACGCCTGCCTCAGCCCCGAGGAACGCGAGCTGGGCACCGCGCTGGTCGAAATCGGCGGCGAGGTGACCAACGTGGCGCTCTATGCCGGCGGGATGTTGCTGGGGCTGACCGCGATCCCGTTCGGATCTTCGGACATTACCGATGCCATCGCATCCGCCTTCGGCATCCGCCGGTTCCAGGCGCAGCGCCTGAAGAGCCGCTATGGTTCAGCGATCGCCTCGCCCAGCGACTACAAGGACATGGTGCCGGTGAACGGGCCGGGGGACGAGGCGGGCGGGCCTGCCGCGCGCGGCGCGGACGACAAGAACCGGGTCGCGCGGGCCGAACTGATCTCCATCATCACCGAACAGTTGGCCCGCCTGTCGGACGAGGTCGGCCGCGCGCTGAAAAGCATGGGCTTCACCGGGGCCAAGGGCGGGCAGGTGGTCGTCACCGGCGGCGGTGCCGAACTGGCAGGGATCGCCGAATACCTGCAGAGCGCGCTCGGCCGGCCGGTGCGGATCGGTAAGCCACCGGCCTTGCGGGGACTGGGCGAAGCGAACGCCAGTCCCAGCTTCGTGACCCTGGCGGGCCTGTGCCTGTACGCCGCCGATGACCCGGTGGACATCCGCGCCGTCGGTCGCCAGCACACTCCGACCGTCCGCTATTCCGGGCTCGGCGTCGCCACCCGGGTGTGGCGCGCGATGCGAGAATACTTTTGA